The genome window GGGGGGCGCCGCCCCGGTCCGGCCCCCTTGCGTGTTGTGTGTTTTGTGGGGTACAACCCCCAAAAACCCCCCACGACAAGGTGACCACCAGGAGAGCGGTGCCCCTCGACGGTCACCCCGGCTCCGGTGGCTCCAGGCGCACCCGCGCCGACGTGCCGGGTTCGACGAGCCCGGGCAGGCGCTGCCGCCACATCGCGCGGACGCGGCCGGCGAGGTCAGGCTCGCCGGCCGTCGCCCGCGCGAGCAGGTGGGTGCCGGCGAACTCGGCGACGGTGCTCTCGGCGGCCGCCCGCACGTCGACGCCGTCCCGCAGTTCACCCGCGTGCCGGGCGCGGCGCAGCAGCTCGCGCACCACGGCCAGCCAGCCGAGGAAGTGCGCGGGCGCGAGCACGTCCGCGAGCTCGGCGTGCAGCGGCAGGCGGACGCTCGCCCGGTAGCGGGGATCGTGCTGCAGCCGGCGGGCGACCTCGAACGTCAGCCCGACGAGCACCTGCACCGGGCTGGACTGCCGCGCGGAGAGCCGCGCCGTCAGCTCCCACCACAGCGGGCAGTACCGCTCCACGACCGCGGCGGCCAGCGCCGCCTTGGACGGGAAGTGGCAGTACAGCGCGCCTTTCGTCACCTCGGCCTCCGCGCACACCGTCTCCAGCGTGGTGCCCGCGAAGCCGAGCCGGTCGAAGATCGCGGCGGCGGCGTCGACGAGCTCCTCCCGCGTCCGGCGGCCGCGAGCGGTGCCGCTCACGCCGCGGGGCCCGCCGGGTGCGCGAGCAGCCAGCACGAGTCGACGAGGCCCGCCCCGGCGGTGAGGGACACGGCGAACTCGTAGGCGGTTTCGGCGCCGCCGGTCTTGGCCTGGCAGCGGATCCGGCCCAGCACCACGACGGTGTCGTCCTCGCAGACCCAGCGGCCCACGCTGAGCCCGGCGACGGTCAGCGCGGAATCGAACGCCGAAAGGAACGACTCGACCTGCCGCCGGGTGCAGACCACGCAGGTTCCGCCGGGTTTCTCCGGGGTCGGTCCACGCCATTCGACGCGCGGCGCGAGCAATTGCGCGACGCCCGCGAAGTCTCCGGTGCCGAACCGCAGGAGCACTTGCTGCGCGAGGACGATGGCGGCCGGATCCGGGCGTCGGCAGCGGGCCTGGACAGCAGAGTTCACGCGGTCTCCTGGGGGATTCGCGGTCGGTGGACGGCGGGGCGACGATACCGGAAAAACGGTCCTCCGCCGCTCCTCGGTGGTGATTCATCATCAGGGACGACGGCATTCGCAGGTGATCTTTGCGCCGTTCGCGGGAGTTGCGTTTCTGGGGCGTGGCCGCAAATCGGATGTCGGCTTTCGTTCCTCGGATTGCCGGTGCCGCGACGATCATCGACGATCGGCCCCGGCCTGCCCCCGACCCAGGGAGAACGACATGAAAGCTCGGTCCGTCTTGGCGGTGGCCGCGGTGCTCGGCGTCCTGCTGCCGGTGGCGCCGGCCGCCGCCGCCCCGGTGCCCGCCGACGTGTCCGTGGAGGACCGCGAGTACCTGAACCGGGCGCACCAGGACAACTTGGCCGAGATCGTCACCGGACGGCTGGCGGAACGGGGCAGCTGCGCGGCCGTGCGGGAACTCGGGCCCCGGTTCGCCGCCCACCACACGGATTCCGACGCCGACCTGATCGGCGTCGCGACCCGGGAGTCGGTCACGCTGTACTCCGTGCCCGACCCCGGCAGGCTCGACCGGATCGCCGACCTCGCGGCCCGCTCGGGCCCGGACTTCGACGCCGCCTGGCTGCGCGACCAGATCGGCGCGCACGTGGCGGCGCTCGCCTCGGCCGACCGGGAAACGCGGCAGGGGTGGTCGCCCGAGGTCAAGGCGCTGGCCGACCGCACGGCGCCGATGCTGCGGCAGCACTTGGACGAGGCCGTCACGGCACTGGACGTGTGCACCCCCGCGTGAGGGATCCGTTCGGCGTGTGAACGCGGCGTATCACCCGGATGACGGTCTGCGTCCGGCGGCGGAAGCGGCAGGATCGCACCCGGCCGGAGCCGGACGAGACACCAAGGGGAACCATGCACTGCGTCACGACGCTCGTGGTGGACGACCAGCCCGTGCTCCGGTATGCGCTCCGGCAGCTGCTGCGGGACTACGCCGGGGTCCGCGACGTCACCGAAGCCGGCTCCGAGCGAGAAGCGTTGCGGCACTGCGAAACCACGCACCCCGACCTGGTCATCACCGAGCTGTCGCTCGCCGGGGAGCCGGCGGGGGCGGGCATCTGCCAGTTCGCGAAGGAACGCCTCGACCGCACGGCCGTGCTCGTGTTCGCCGGCGACGCCTCGCCCGCGGCCGTCGCGACAGCCCTGAACGCCGGCGCCGACAGCTTCGTGCACAAGTCGGTCAGCGGCACGCGGCTGATGGCCGCGGTGCGGGCCACGCTCGCGGGCAGCCGGGTGTGGGTGCCGGCCGGGCAGGCGGCGCCGCTGCTCGCCGGGGCCGTGCCCCACACCGCCGCGATGACCAAGCGGGAGGAGGACATCCTCGCACTGATGCTCTGCCGGTGGTCGAACGACGAGATCGCCGGCGAGCTGCACCTGGCCCGGCAGACGGTGAAGAACTACGCCAGCCGGATCCTGCAGAAGCTCGGGTTTTCGAGCCGGCGGGAGCTGGTGCACTCGCTGGCCTCCGGGGCCGGCCCGGTGCCCTGCGCGACGCCGTTCCGCCCGCCGGGTGCCGACGGTTGACCCGGGCGCGGTACCGGCGGTACCGGGAGTACCCCTCGCGGCCGAGGTTCGGTACCGGCCGGTCCCTGTGACCCGGAGATCTTTTTCCTAGTGTGGCCGGAGTGAGCACTTCGGCGTCGGCGAAGCAGCCGTTCCCCCGGGAGGCCGGTTCCGTGATCGCGCGAGGCGCGCTGGCTCTTTCGCTCGCGCTCGGCGGGCTCCCGGCGCCACCCGCCGCGGGGCCGCTGGTCAAGATCCACGAGGTGCTGACCGGCACGGCCGGGTACCTCGTCCTGCACAACGTCGGCGCCGCGGACGTGGACCTCGGCGGCTGGTCCGTGCGCTCGTGCACGGGCAGCCCGGCGCCGGTCGAGCTGGCGCTGCTGCCGGCGGGCGCGGAACTCCCCGCCGGCGGCCACTTCCTCATCGCCGCGGCGGGCTTCGGCGGCACGGACGCGGCGCAGCTCGTCGTGCCGGAGGTGCCGGGCGACGGCGAAATGCTGCTGGACCAGCGCCGGGCGCGAGCCGACGCCGTCGGCTGGACGGCGTCGTCACCGTGCCGGGAGCGGCAAGCGGCGACGGCGTGCCCCGGGCTCGCGGAATCGCGGGACGCGGCGAGCCGTGACACCGACGACAACCTCGCCGACTTCAGCTGCGTGCGCGCGAGGATCTGAATTCATCCGAAATCAGGAGAAAGGGGTGTTCGTGGTGCCCGCAAAAAGCAGGCGCGGGGAAAGAACGTCGTTCGATTCGATGTGCGAACTGCTGGCCGAGCGACGGACGGCGCGGGGCTGGTCCCAGGACGACCTGGCGGCCCGGCTGCACGCGATGTCCGGCAACGACAGCGTCACCCGGGAGGAGATTTCCCGCTGGGAGCGGGGAAAGCGGATCCCTGGCCCGTACTGGCGGAGCTGGCTCAGCCGGGTGCTGGAAACCCCGTGCGCGGAGCTGGAACTCGCTGCGGCGGTGACCCGGCGGCAGCGCCGGCTGGCTGAAAGTACCGGATAACTGGCCCCTTCCGGTCGCGTCGATCTTCCTTGGATACTGGTCCGGCCACCGACCGAAAACAGTTCCGGAATGGTGGACAGCGGTATTCTCAATTCCTCCCCGAAAGGATTCGATCATGCGTCGTCTTCTGGCTTGCTCGGCAATCCTGGCCTCGGTAGCGGGCCTCGCGGCCGGCGGTGTGGCCGCCGCGACCGAAGAGCAGCCTGCCGTTTCGTCGTCGGTGGTGATCAACGAGCTCTCGACCCGCGGCCCGAACGGCACGACCGACGAGTTCATCGAGATCCGCAACGTCTCGAACCGCGCGCAGGACCTGACCGGCTACACGATCCGCGTGTACGGCCCGGGCAACGCGGTGCTGGACACGATCGCGCTGCCGGCGGGCACGGTGCTGCAGCCGAAGGGCAACCCCGGCCAGTTCGTGGTCCTGACCGGCCAGAACTTCTCCGGTACGATCACCGACCAGACCAACGTGGTCCCGTTCTTCCTCTCGACGGTGGAAGGCATCCCGTCGAGCGGCGGCGTCGCGGTGTTCAGCCAGACGGGCGCGAAGGTCGACGGCGTCGCGTTCAGCACGTCGGCGTTCACCCCGCGCGAAGGCCAGGCGGCGGTCCCGGAGACGGCGACGACCGAGCAGCTCGCGGGGGCCAGCGCCCGCGACATCCTGAGCACGGACACCGACAACAACCGCATCGACTTCTCCCTGCACCAGCGCACGCCGGGCATGGAGAACTGACCTTCGCCCCCGCGGCGGCCGGCTCGTGAGTGCCGGCGCCCGGGCGGGTCGCCTGGTCGGGTGGATGCCGGACCTTGGCGGCCCGCCTGGGAGGGCCTCGTCCGGCTGATTCCGCTGCCTCGGCCGGGTGGGGAGCCTCGCGGTCGCGGAGCTTTGTTCCACCGGAATGCCGAGCCCGGCCGCGGGTCGGCCGGGCGGCTTAGCCGGGGCTGGGTCGTGAGTGCCTGCGCCGGGAGCCGCTGCTCGCGGTCGGGCCGGCCGGGCGGCTTTGCCTGCGCCGCGAGCCGCTGCTCGCGGTCGGGCCGGCCAATTTCCCGGCAGGGCCCAGGGAACTGCGGTCGCGGGTCCGGCCACTCGCCTGGCGGAAGTCCCGACGGGGCGGATCGCCCTGCCGCGGCCGGGCAACCGCGATCTCGGGTCCGGCCGCCCGCTCGGCGAGAGTCTCCTCTGGCGGCGGGACCCCTGCCGCGGCCGGGTCGTGACGGGGGCGTGGCCCTCACGGCCCGGCCGCACTCCATCCGGCGGGCGCTCGCGCCCCGGCGGGCGCTCCCGCCTGGCGGGTACCCCGCCAAGACGGACGCTTCCGCCCGGCGGGTACCCCGGCCCGGCGGGCGCTCCCGCCCTGGCGGGTACCCCGCCCCGACGGGCGCCCCGCCCGCGGCCGCCGTTCCCCTCGCGTGCGGCATCCGCCAGGCGCGGCGGAGCGCCCGCCGCGGCCGGGCCGTCCGAGCGCCGCTCCGGTCCGGTCGCACCCCGGGAGGCCCGGGCCGTCCCACTCGGCCCGGGCCTTCCCCTTGGCGGGATGTCGCCGATGGCGACACCCCGCCAGCCGAACCCGTGTCTTTCTGGCAAAACCTCGCTCATCCTCGGAAAAACCCTCGCGGCGGCCGTGCTCCACGGCCGCCGCCTGGCATCCGAGGAGAGTGAGGTCCCGATGTCCCCGCGTCCCCCTCACCGGCCGAAGCGGCTTCACCTGGCCGTCGTCGCCGCGATCGTCCTGTCCCTGCTGCCCGTGCCCGAAGCCGAAGCAAAAGCCGCCACACCGCCCGACCTCCACCGCGTCACGCTGCTCACCGGCGACGTCGTGACCTACGAACAAGACAACGCGGGGCACCGCACCGCCCAGGTCGAGCCGGCGTCGCGCCCGGACCGGCCCCAACCCGCCTTCACCATCACCACCACCGCCGAAGGCCTGCTCGTCTACCCCTCGGACGCCCTCCCGCTGATCACCACCGGCGTGCTGAACCGCGACCTGTTCAACCTCACCGCACTGGTCGGTGACGGCCGGGACGACGCGGCCTCCGCGACGATCCCGGTCATCGCCCGCTACGGCGGCCGGACCGCGCTCTCCGCGACGGCGCTGGACGCGAAGGCGAAAGCCCTCCCGCGCACCGCCCGCCGAATCCCGCTGACCAGCGCCAACGGTGTCGGGCTCCGGGTCGAAAAGGCCGGCGCGGCGGACTTCTGGCACGCACTGGTGACCCGGGACGCCGCGGGCCGGCCCGCGCTGACCGGCGGGATTTCGGCGGTCCAGCTCGACCGGAAAGTCCGGGTGGCGCTGGACCAGAGCACCGTCCAGGTCGGCGCCCCGATCGCGTGGCAGCACGGCTTGACCGGGGCCGGGACGACGGTCGCCGTCGTCGACACCGGGATCGACGCCGAGCACCCGGACCTGGCCGGCAAGACGGTCGCCGCCGCGGACTTCAGCGGGGAAGGCGACGTCGTCGACCGCAACGGCCACGGCACGCACGTCGCGTCGATCGTCGCGGGCACCGGTGCGGCTTCCGGCGGGCGCTACAAAGGTGTCGCGCCGGACGCGAAACTGGTGGTGGCCAAGGTCTTCGACGCCTCGGGCGAAGGCGACACCGCGCAGGTGATGGCCGGCATCGACTGGGTCGTGGCGCAAGGCGCGAAGATCGTCAACCTCAGCCTCGGCGCCGGGGTCAGCGACGGCTACGACCCGCTCAGCCAGCAGCTGGACACGCTTTCGGCCGAGAAGGGCACGCTGTTCGTCGTCGCCGCGGGCAACGCGGGCCCCGGCGACCGGACGGTCACGACCCCGGGCGCGGCGGCGTCGGCCCTCACCGTGGGCGCTCTCGACCGCGACAACTCCCTGGCGTGGTTCAGCAGCCGCGGGCCGCGCCTGCGCGACGCGGCGGTGAAGCCGGAGATCGCCGCGCCGGGGGTCGGCATCGCGGCGGCCCGCGCGGCGGGCACGGAGCTGGGCGAGCCGGTCGACGACTTCTACACGCGGTTGTCGGGCACGTCGATGGCCACCCCGCACGTCGCGGGCGCCGCGGCGATCCTGCTCCAGCAGCAGCCGGGGCTGTCCGGCGAAGCGCTGAAGAACGAGCTGGTCAGCACGGCGAAGGACGTCGGCCTGCGGTGGTACGAACAAGGGTCCGGGCTGCTCGACATCGCCCGCGCCGTCACCCAGGAGTCGAGCGGCACGGCGGTGGCGAGCTTCGGCCGCACCGAGCGCACTGCCGCGGCGCGGGTCGTGCGGACGCTGACCTACGCCAACACCGGCGACCAACCCCTCGATCTCACCCTGAAGCTCCAGGTGCGCCCGTGGGACGACAAGGCCGCGCCGCTCCCGGGGATGAAGCTGTCCGGGACGACCCTGTCCGTGCCGCCGAAGTCCACGAAGTCCGTGGAGCTCAGCGAAGATCCGAACGACGGCACGGCCGGCGTCTACGGCGGCTCGGTGCTGGCCACGACCGCGGACGGCTCCGACGCCGTGCGCACCGCCGTGAGCGCGTACAACGCGGCGGCGCTCGCCCCGGTCACCGTGCGGGTGCTGGATTCGACCGGGGCGCCCGCGGCGCTGGCCTCGGTGCAGCTGATCGACGACAGCGCGGGCAGCGCCAACCGCAACGACCCCTTCCTCGACCAGGTCAGCCAGCAGGTCGACCTGGTGGACGGGATCGGCCGGGTCGGCGTGCCCGCCGGCCGGTACTCGGCGCTCGGCTGGGTCGTCGAAAACGGCGCCGCGGCGCGCCGCTGGTCGGGCGTCAGCGCGGCCGCCGTCGCTGTCACCGGCCCGGCGGAGATCACCTTGGACGCGGCGACCACCGTCCCGGCCACGTTCGTCCTGCCCGAGCCCGTCGACCCGCGGGACCGGACCGTGATGCTGCGGCGGGTCATCCCGCCGTCCGCGAGCTCGAACGGCTACGTCGGCGAAGCCGGGCTGTCGACCGGCGGGTCCACTTGGGACGTCCGGGTCGCGCCGGCGCCGGCCACGACGACGGGCACGATCTCGTTGCAGGACAGCGCGGTCCTGTCGTCGGCCGCCGTCTTCCTGAGTGCGGGAACGACCGTGCTCGATCCGGCGTACGACGTCCCGTCGCTGACGGCGAAACTGCCCGGCGAGCGGACGCTGCCGCTCGTGTTCGCCGAGGCGGCGAACCTGGCGGCGGCCGACGTCCGCGGAAAGGCTGTGCTCGTGCGGATCCCGGCGGGCTCGCCCGAAGCGGTCTCCGCGAGCGCGTCGGCCGCGGCCCGCCAGGTGGCCGCGTCGGGCGGGACGGTGCTGCTCCCGTACGCCGGTCCGGCGCCGATCCCCGGGCTCACGAGCACGGTGGTGCCGACGCTTTCCCTGGGCTACGACCAAGGCGAGGCGCTGCGCGCGGCGACGTCGGTGCACCTCGTGGTGCGCGCGGTGCCCGACGCGATGTACAACCTCAGCTACTTCGACCGCAACGGCGTGCCGAAGGACCTCACGCGGCGCGTCGACCGGTCGTCGCTGGTCGCGACGAAGACGACCTACCACGCCGACCGCCCGGACCTGAGCGGGCAGAAGACCTGGTACGCCTTCCCGACCGGCTCGTGGAAGACGCAATTGGTCCAGGGCGAGAAGATCCCGGTGCCGGGCACGTGGACCGAGTACACCGGGCCGGGCGACGACCGGCTGGTCTGGAAGCGCGTGGTGACGTTGTCCGGCACCGACGCGACCGGCAGACGGGCGTCACTGGCGATGAACCGCCAGGGTGCCTACCGCCCGGGCGAGCGGACGCGGCCCGACGAGCACTGGTTCCGCGCGCCGCTGCACAGTACGGCGGTGGAGCTGCCCCTCGACCACCCGGCTCGCTACCCGGCGACGGCGAACGGCTGGACGGTGCTGTGCTCGCTGTGCCGCGGCGGGACCGACCCGGACCTGTTCGTCCCGGGTCTGCAGTGGACGGACGGCGCGAACTACACGAGCCCGTACGAGAACGCCCGCTACTTCACGGGGACGACGGCGCGCCTGTTCCGCGACGGAGCCGAAGTCCCGCGGTCCAATGCGGACGATCCGCTCGCGCTGTTCCCGCAGTTCCGGCTCGCGCCGGAGCAGGCGACTTACCGCCTGGACGTCACCGACGTGATGCCGGCCCAGGCGTGGGTGGGCACGCCCAGCACGGTCCTGTTCCAGCGCGCGCCCCGCACGGACACGTCGTGGACGTTCACCTCGGCGCGCTCCGCGGCGGCGCCACCCGCCGGGTACACGTGCTACCCGGCCGGGGCCGCGTGCTCGTTCCAGCCGCTGATCCAGCTGGACTACCGGATCCCGCTCGACCCGGCGAACCGGGCCCCGTCGGGTCCCGCGTTCACGTTCGACATCGCGGCGGCGTCCCATTCCGGCGCGCGCGGTGGCCCGGTGACCCAGCTGAAGGTGTCGTCCTCTGTGGACGATGGCCGGACGTGGACGGCGGCGGTGGCCAAGCCGCGCGGCGACGCGGTGTGGACGGTGACGGTGAACCAGCCTTCGGGTGGGTTCGTCTGGCTGCGGACGGAAGCCCGGGACGCGTCGGGCGACTCGGTCACGCAGACGGTGCAGCGGGCGTACGCGCTCACTCCCTGACGTCGGGCCGGGGAAGCGCGACCCACCCGCGCGCGGCTGCTTGCAGGCCGGCTTGGAACCGGGTGCCGGCGCCGAGCTGGTTCATCAGGTTCTGCAGCCGGCGCTGGAAGGTCCGGTAGCTCATCCCGAGCTGCTTGGCGATGCTGCGGTCGGGCAGGCCGGTGGTGAGCAGGGCGAGCAGCCGGGCGTCGTCGAAGGACAGGACGCCCGGCTGCTCGGCGGCCGGCAACCGCAGCGGCAGCCCTTCGCGCCACAGGAGCGCGAAGAGCGCACCGAGCGCGTCGAGGAGGGCACACCGCCGGATGACGAGCGCGGTCCGGATTTCGGGCAGGTCGGACCGCAGCGGGACGAGCCCGAACTCCCGGTCGACGAGGATCATCTTCACGGGTGCTTCCGGCACGACCCGGGCTTCCTCGCCGAGGACGAGCCCGGCCTCGAGATCGGTGGGGAGGTCGTGCAGCTCGAGCGCACTCCGGTCGTAAACCCCGCGAAACCGGACCCCCCGTTCGAGCAGCTCGCGTTCGGCCGGGTGCAACACCGTGGGCGGCTGCGCGTAGGGCGGCTTGTCCACGAAGGTGACCTCTTGCCGGGCCCGTCGCAACAGCTGATCGGCCCGCTCGGCGATGCGCTCGGTGCCGTGCACGACTTCGACGAGGTCGACGGGATGCTGCGCGGGCGCCTCCCGGAACCGCTGTTCGAGCCGCTCACTGACCAACCGGGCGGCGGCCAGCTCCTGCTGCTTGCGCCCGAGCATGGCGCCGAGCGCGACCTCCGGCCGCACAGGGGCGTAAGCCTTGGGCGTCCCGGGGAGCCGGGCGAGCAGCCCCTTCCGCGTGAGGACCCGGACGATCGGCCCGAGCTGGTCGTCGGAAAGCCCGGTGGCGTCCCGGAGTTCGGCGATGGTCATCGATCCGGAGCCGGCGAAGGCTTGGTAGACGTCCAGGTCGGTTTCCCGGAGGCCGATGATGTCCAGCATGACCCTCCCGCGGGGCTTTGCTGCACGTTAGCGCCGCCGTGCGGCGGGGGAGCGGTACGGAAGGTACTTTCCGCACCGCTACCGGGCGATCAGTTCGGCGAAGCGCTCCGGGCTGACGTTCCCGCCGCTGAGGATCACCCCGACCCGGCCGGACGCGGCCACCCGCCCGCTCAGCACCGCCGCCAGGCCGGTCGCGCCACTGGGTTCGAGGACGAGCTTGAGGCGTTCGAACGCGAACCGCATCGCCTCGCGCACCGCGTCGTCGGACACCAGCGCGATGTCGTCGACCAGGTTACGGTTGATCGAGAAGGTCAGCTCGCCCGGAATCGAGGCCGCCTGGCCGTCGGCGATGGTGCGCGGGACGGGGATCGAAACGCGTTCGCCCGCGTCGAGGGAGCGCTTGGTGTCGTCCCCGTCTTCGGGCTCGACGCCGACGATGCGGATGCCGGGTTGCAAGGCCTTCGCGGCGGTCGAACTGCCCGCGATCAGGCCGCCCCCGCCGACCGGGACGACGAGCGTGTCCACCGGACCGTGGTCTTCGAGCAGTTCCAGCGCCGCGGTGCCCTGGCCGGCGATGACGTGCGGGTGCTCGTACGGCGGGATCAGGGCCAATCCCCGCTCGGCGGCCAGTGCTTCGCCGAGTGCGACGCGGTCGCCGGTGTACCGGTCGTAGGTGACGACCTCGGCGCCGTACCCCCTGGTCGCGTCCACTTTGGACTGCGGGGTGTCTTCGGGGACGAGGATGACCGCGCTGCTCCCCAGTTCCCGGGCGGCGAGCGCGACGGCCTGGGCGTGGTTGCCCGAGGAGTACGCGGCGATGCCCTTGGCCAGCTGTTCGGGTGAGAGCCGGGAAGCGGCGTTGTACGCGCCGCGGAACTTGAACGCCCCGATGCGCTGGAGGTTTTCGCACTTCAGCAGGACTTCGGCGCCGACGAGGTCGTCGAGGGTGCGGGAGCGCACGACCGGGGTCCGGTGGGCGACGCCGGCAAGCCGGGCGGCGGCGTCGCGGATGTCGTCGAGGGTCACGGGCGGGGTCATGAGGCTCCTTCGGCGCGGATTTCGGCGAGGTAGGTGTAGGCGGAGGCGCGGGAGATGCCGATCCGGGTGGCGACCTGGGGCACCGCTCGCCGGACGGCGAACACGCCGCGCCGGTGCAGGCTGCGGAAGAGGTCGAGGCGCTCGTCGCGGCTCAGCGCGGCCCACGGCTTGTTCAGGCGCAGCTGGTGTTCGTCGACGATCGCGTCCACGACGGCGTCGATGTCGTCGCCGAAGGTCGTGGTCGGCGCGTCCACGGTCGTCCCGACGTCGGCGAGCTCGGCGACGAGGGTGCGCAGCTGCCCCAGCGCGGTCACGTCGAGGTTCACGCAGAGCGCGCCGAAGACCGTGCCGCCGCTGTCGCGCACCAGCATGGTCGAGGACTTCACGAGCTTCCCGGACGCGGTGCGCGTGACGTAGTTCAGCTGGTCCTCGGCGTCGTCGCCCTGCGCCAGCAGGCCCATGCCGATCTCGCTCATCGAGCCGCCGACGCTGCGTTCGGTGACCGAGCCGGCGATCGCCACCACCGACGTCTCCGGACGGCGGAAGTCGTGCACGACGACTTCGCAGAACGAGCCCAGCGTCGCCGCGATGCCGTCGGCGACCGGGGCCAGCGCGGCGAGGATCGCGTCCTGCTCAGACATCGCGCACCCGGGCGAGCGCCTCGACTTCGACGACCCCGCCGTAGGGCAGCGCCGCGACCCCGACACAGCTGCGAGCGGGTCGTGGCTCGGCGAAGAACTCTTCGTAGACGCGGTTGAGGCCGTCGCGGTCGGCGATGTCGGTCAGGTAGACGACGACCTTGACCACGTCCGCGCGGCTCGCCCCGACCGAGTGCAGGGCGGCGTCGAGGTTGGCGAACGCCTGGGGGCATTCGGCGTCGAAGCCGCCGGGCGCCGGCGCGCCGGTCGCGGTGACGCCGAGCCGGCCGGACACGGCGACGAGGTCGCCACTGCGGAAGGCGGCGGGGTAAGGGTGTTCGCTGCTCACCAGACAGACTGTACAAGATCTGGACGAAGAGTCCAGATGGCGCCGGTCACTTCACCGCGGCGGTCACCGGCGGGCCGAAGAAGGTGCCGATCAGGTCGGCGGCGTCGGCTTCCCGGCTGGTCTTGCCCAGTACCGCGGGGTTCTTGGCCGGCCCGGGAACGGTGTGCCCGCCGCCGTGGATGGTGTAGAGCACCACCGGCGGCTTGCCGTCTTCGCGGTAGTCCGAGCGTTCGACCTCGGTGGCGGCGCCGGCCGGGGCCGGTTCGCGCGTGACGACGGGGCCGGCGGTGATGCCGTTGCGTTCGGCGAAGTACCGCGCGGTCCGGGGCGCCGACCAGCTCGTCCCGCCGACCTTGAACAGCCGCCGCTGCCACCAGCTCATGGTGCCGCCGTCGTAGGCGATGATCGGGTCCTTCGTGCCGTGGACGAGCACCACGGGCAGCGGCGCGGGCGGGGTGTCCGTGGCGAGGAAGTTCTCCGGCGCGGGCATGGTGGCGGCGAGCACCGCTGCGCCGGCGAGGAGCCCGGGTGTCTCGTGGGCGAGCCGCATGACCAGCTGGCCGCCGTTGGAGTAGCCGATCGCGTACACCCGGTCCGGGTCGATCCCGCGTTCCCCGGCCAGCTTGGT of Amycolatopsis solani contains these proteins:
- a CDS encoding helix-turn-helix domain-containing protein, translating into MLDIIGLRETDLDVYQAFAGSGSMTIAELRDATGLSDDQLGPIVRVLTRKGLLARLPGTPKAYAPVRPEVALGAMLGRKQQELAAARLVSERLEQRFREAPAQHPVDLVEVVHGTERIAERADQLLRRARQEVTFVDKPPYAQPPTVLHPAERELLERGVRFRGVYDRSALELHDLPTDLEAGLVLGEEARVVPEAPVKMILVDREFGLVPLRSDLPEIRTALVIRRCALLDALGALFALLWREGLPLRLPAAEQPGVLSFDDARLLALLTTGLPDRSIAKQLGMSYRTFQRRLQNLMNQLGAGTRFQAGLQAAARGWVALPRPDVRE
- a CDS encoding threonine ammonia-lyase; amino-acid sequence: MTPPVTLDDIRDAAARLAGVAHRTPVVRSRTLDDLVGAEVLLKCENLQRIGAFKFRGAYNAASRLSPEQLAKGIAAYSSGNHAQAVALAARELGSSAVILVPEDTPQSKVDATRGYGAEVVTYDRYTGDRVALGEALAAERGLALIPPYEHPHVIAGQGTAALELLEDHGPVDTLVVPVGGGGLIAGSSTAAKALQPGIRIVGVEPEDGDDTKRSLDAGERVSIPVPRTIADGQAASIPGELTFSINRNLVDDIALVSDDAVREAMRFAFERLKLVLEPSGATGLAAVLSGRVAASGRVGVILSGGNVSPERFAELIAR
- a CDS encoding helix-turn-helix transcriptional regulator gives rise to the protein MSEQDAILAALAPVADGIAATLGSFCEVVVHDFRRPETSVVAIAGSVTERSVGGSMSEIGMGLLAQGDDAEDQLNYVTRTASGKLVKSSTMLVRDSGGTVFGALCVNLDVTALGQLRTLVAELADVGTTVDAPTTTFGDDIDAVVDAIVDEHQLRLNKPWAALSRDERLDLFRSLHRRGVFAVRRAVPQVATRIGISRASAYTYLAEIRAEGAS
- a CDS encoding RidA family protein, whose amino-acid sequence is MSSEHPYPAAFRSGDLVAVSGRLGVTATGAPAPGGFDAECPQAFANLDAALHSVGASRADVVKVVVYLTDIADRDGLNRVYEEFFAEPRPARSCVGVAALPYGGVVEVEALARVRDV
- a CDS encoding alpha/beta hydrolase family esterase, with protein sequence MLTTTRDHVDVAGATRTFTTVSPDGDGTGRALVLVFHGSRQSGDKHRAFTGQAFDRFAATGAAVVAYLDGHRGNWNDARKESWFPARRDGVDDLAFTRAVITKLAGERGIDPDRVYAIGYSNGGQLVMRLAHETPGLLAGAAVLAATMPAPENFLATDTPPAPLPVVLVHGTKDPIIAYDGGTMSWWQRRLFKVGGTSWSAPRTARYFAERNGITAGPVVTREPAPAGAATEVERSDYREDGKPPVVLYTIHGGGHTVPGPAKNPAVLGKTSREADAADLIGTFFGPPVTAAVK